A stretch of DNA from Spirosoma endbachense:
TCGACCGGTCTGTCCGGGGTTGCCGTATCGTCGGCGATCAGCCAATCCACCGACCCAGCTGCCGAAACACGCCTTTTTATAGAGACGGTTGCCAACTTGACAAACCGCACCATCGCCATTACGCCAGGTACTGGCAGGCGTTAACACACGATACGCATGAATAAACAACCGCTAACGATTGCCGATAAAACATTCACCTCCCGCCTGTTTACAGGAACGGGGAAATTCGGCTCGGCTCAACTGATGGAAGACGCCCTGCTGGCTTCGGGCTCGGAGTTGGTGACGGTCGCCCTGAAACGGGTCGATACCCAGAACTGCCAGGATGATATGCTGATTCATGTGACGCACCCTCGCCTGAATCTGTTGCCGAATACGTCTGGCGTCCGAACGGCGAAAGAGGCCGTTTTTGCCGCCCAGATGGCCCGCGAAGCACTGGAAACAAACTGGCTCAAGCTGGAAATTCACCCCGACCCAAAGTACCTTCTCCCCGACCCTATCGAAACCCTCAAGGCCGCCGAAGAACTGGTCAGACTGGGGTTTGTGGTGTTGCCGTACTGTCATGCCGACCCGGTTTTGTGCAAGCGGCTGGAAGCCGTCGGCGTAGCAGCTGTTATGCCTTTAGGAGCACCCATTGGCACCAACAAGGGCTTACGGACGATCGATTTTCTGGAAATCATTATCGATCAAAGCCAGATTCCGGTTGTGGTCGATGCGGGATTGGGCGCGCCATCGCACGCAGCCGCAGCGATGGAACTGGGCGCGGATGCGGTGCTGGTCAATACAGCCATTGCGGTTTCTGAGGACCCCGTTCGGATGGCCGTAGCCTTTAAACTGGCGGTTGAAGCAGGCCGGATGGCCTTTGAAGCCCGGCTTGCCCGCCCCGCCCTGACCGCTCATGCGAGTAGCCCCTTAACTGCTTTTCTGGACGAATGACGAGATCCAAAAACTGGTTCGACGCGCACGACTGGGATCGTGTCCAGCGCGACATTTACACCACGACTGCGCGACAGGTGGAACAGGCGCTGGGAAACTCCCGGCGGTCGCTTGACGATTTAAAAGCATTGCTATCACCAGCAGCCCAGGCTTATCTGGAACCGATGGCCCAGCTCAGCCATCAGCTGACACAGAAACGATTCGGCAAAACGATTCAGTTGTATGCTCCGCTTTACCTCTCGAACGAGTGCCAGAACATTTGTACGTACTGCGCCTTTAGCCTGGATAACAAAATTCGACGTAAAACACTGACTGATAGCGAAATAACCCAGGAAGCGCAGGCATTAAAGCAATTCGGATACGACCATATCCTGCTGGTTACCGGTGAAGCCAATCAGACCGTCGGGCTGCCATACCTGAAAAACGCGATTCGCCTGCTGCAACCCTACTTCGCCCATATTTCGATGGAAGTACAACCACTCGACCAGCCGGATTATGAAGAGTTGATAGCCGAAGGGCTACATACGGTGCTGGTTTATCAGGAAACCTACCACCGCGATACGTACAGAAATCATCATCCGAAAGGGAAAAAATCAAATTTTCAGTACCGGCTCGATACCCCCGACCGGCTGGGGAAAGCGGGTGTGCATAAAATTGGGCTGGGCGCTTTACTTGGCCTGGAGGACTGGCGAACCGATAGTTTTTTTACGGGGGCTCACCTGCATTATCTCGAACGCACTTACTGGCAAACCCGGTATAGCCTCTCATTTCCGCGCCTTCGCCCCATCGACCTGATGCAAAACGACACCATTACGTCCAGATCATTCGAGCGGTGCATGACCGACCGCGATCTGGTTCAATTGATCTGTGCGTACCGGCTCGTTAACGAAGAGGTTGAGCTGTCGCTGTCGACCCGCGAAACGCCCCGCTTCCGCGATCATGTGCTAAAACTGGGTATCACCAGCTTAAGCGCAGGGTCAAAGACAAATCCGGGCGGGTATTCCGTCGAGCCGGAATCGCTCGAACAGTTTACGATTTCCGATGAGCGTAGCCCGGCCGACATGGTCGATGTGATTCGACGGCAGGGCTATGAACCCGTTTGGAAAGACTGGGACAAACTATTGACAAGCCGATGACTGATCAGGAGTTAAACCGCTATAACCGTCATATCCGATTACCTGAAATCGGGCTGGCTGGCCAGAATAGCCTCAGGCAGGCCCGTGTTGTCGTTGTTGGCGCCGGTGGCCTGGGCTGCCCGGTAGGTCAGTATCTAACGGCGGCCGGAGTTGGTACGCTGGGCCTAATCGATGGCGATATGGTCGAAGAAAGCAACCTGCAACGGCAAGTGCTTTTTTCGCCGGAACACATCGGCCAGCCCAAAGCCGAGGTCGCAGCAGCACTTCTTGCCCGACAAAATCCATACATCCGGGTGGTAGCCCATCCGGTTTTCCTGGATGCAGCCAATGCCTTATCGATTTTGGAAGACTATGATATTATTGTCGATGGCTCGGATAATTTTTCGACCCGTTATCTGGTCAATGACGCCTGTGTGTTGCTCAATAAGCCCCTGATTTTCGGTTCTATTTACAAATTCGAGGGTCAGGTTAGCGTATTTAATCACAAAGAAGGACCAACCTATCGCTGTCTGTATCCTGAACCCAGCGAGCTGGAAGCCTGCGCCGACGTTGGTGTACTGGGTGTTCTGCCGGGCTTAATGGGTTGCCTGATGACCAACGAAGTGATTAAACTCATCACGGGCATTGGCGACCTGCTTAGTGGCAAATTATTGATAGTCAATGCGCTGACCCTCTCCTTCGAGACGTTCTCGTTTACTACCAATCCGCTCAATAAAGCCATTCGCACCCTGCCGAAGCCGGCTCCTGTCTGTGCCGATACCCTTCCCCAACTAACGGCAGCAGCACTAATGGACTGGCTCGAACGAGTGGATAAGCCTCTACTGCTTGATGTTCGGGAACCGCATGAATACGAACGGGAAAATCTGGGGGGGACACTGCTCCCGGTATCGGCCTTGCTACAACATCCCGAACGTGTGCCCACCGACCGACCCGTTGTCATTCATTGCCAATCGGGAGGAAGGAGCCAAAAAGCCGTTGCGTTTCTCCAGCAACTGGGTTTTCGGAATGTGTATAATCTGACGGGTGGACTAAATGCGTTTAGTCAGCTAAGCCTGCGTCGCCAGACCGGCAACCCACAAACCACTGGTTAATCCTCCATTTTTCAATTAGCTACTTTTCTAACGCGAAAAGAGCCGCGTTAGAAAAGCAGTGCGGTCTGGATGCATTCGAATCCAGCGATCGGATCGGTACGCTGCCACAAGGCCCCCATCAGGGCGGCACCGTCGAATCCGGCCTGTTTTACCAGGGCCACGTTGTTTTCATCAATCCCGCCCAGACCGATTAACAGCGGCAGGTTGTCGGATTCCTCCCGAATTGTTTTTAGCTGTTGAGCTACCGTGTCCAGACTGGCTGATGGCCCATAGCCGGGCTTGCTGATGCTGGGGAAAATGGGACTATAAAAGACCAGTTCTACCTGTCCGGCCAGCAACGGCCATTCCTGCAGGTTATGAATACTAGTTGAAAAGGGCTGCTGCCGCTGTGCCTGTGTACTGTATTCGTCTGACTGAAAAAACTGCCGATTCGATTCTTTCAGATGCCAGCGAAACGGCGCAGGAACAGCAGGAGCGTTATCGCCCGCGAGTAAGACCGCAGACTGCCAGACAGCCGGAAATAAGGAATTCATGGCTTCGGCAAACGGAAACGTTCGCCAGTATAAAAAGTCAAGGCCTTTGTCAAACAGACCCGTAAGTGTTGGGATGTGCTGGCTTTGAGGACTATCGTCGGTTATACCGATGAGCAGGAAGGGTTTGGAAGACATTAAGCGAAATTAAGTGTTTAGAAGCCAATCTACCTAATCTGTCATTTTTTACGGGTCTAATTCGCGCAGATCTGAGACCTGGTGCGGTAGCCGGGCAAAGCCGCCAGTTTTCGGATTATCTCCACCGCTTTTAAAGCCAGGTCCACCTTCTGTATAGTCGCTCCGATAGTCTCTTTTCAGCTGTATTAGTTTTGATTCGTCAACGGGAAATAGACACTGAAAGTCTTCCTCTATCACTGACTCAGACGACTCAATCATCGTAAAACAGAACCTAACTTTTCACTTGTTCACTGACACAATAATTTCTCATTCAATCATGAAAACTTTACGCGTAGTAGCAATCCTGGCCATCTCTAGTATCTTCGGTTTAACTTCATGCAGCAAAAAGGGTGACGATGTAGTGCCTGCTTCAACGCAAACCACCCCGACAACATCGACCACTCCCTCAACCACCACTACACCAGGCCAGTCGACTACTCAAACCACATCGGGTTTCTCTACGAAAGTCGACGGCAAGGATTTTATTCCTGACCTGGTTTATGCCAAAGTAGTTGCCCCCGGCAACGATGGTTACTACGCAATCTATGGCCTCGACAGCAAAACCAGCGATGTGGTTATGATTGCCCTGCCCTATTCGGCCCTGGTCGGCACCCATAAATTAAGCTACGTAAATTTCGGTGTGCTTTCTCTGGGCAATGGCTCGGATTCATTCTCGACTCGGGTGCAACCCGGTGATGGCACCGTTACGATAACCAAAATGACCACGACTGACGTTGAAGGCACATTCTCCTTTACAGCCTATAGTGACAAAGGCGTAAAGCGTACAATTACCGAAGGCAAGTTCAATGTGCCATTCAAATAACCGAATACATTAAATAAGAATCATGACGGTCAGCTCCTTCGAAGCTGACCGTTTTTTGTTGGCAACTACCTGTGTAATCAATGGATTTCACCACCCATCAGGAATGCATGAACAGGGATAACCCCGTCTATATCTTGAGTCTGGATTATAAAAAAAGCCCCGCCAAGTTTCCTCGGCGGGGCTAGCTACTTTATGCTTTCTTACTTCACTTCTTCATATGGAACATCCGAAACGTTGTCGCCGGTTGGCTGTCCCTGATTTCCAGGGTTGGCGTTTCCACCGTCGAAACCAGCACCGTCCGTTGGACCTCCGGCGCCGTTAGTGGCGTTGTAGAGATCGGTCGAAGCGGTAGACCAGGCTGCGTTCAGTTTCTCCAGAGCCGCATCGATAGCCGCTAAGTCGCGGGAACCGTGCGCCGTACGGAGTTGGGCAAGCGCTTCTTCAATAGCCGTTTTATTCGGTGGAGTCAGCTTATCACCGTACTCTTTCAGTTGTTTCTCGGTTTGGAACACCATCGAATCGGCCTGATTGACTTTCTCGATCGTTTCGCGCTCCAGTTTGTCGGCGGCTTCATTGGCTTTGGCTTCTTCACGCATCCGGTTGATTTCAGCATCGGTCAGACCGCTCGAAGCTTCAATCCGGATTTTCTGTTCTTTGCCCGTACCTTTATCTTTAGCCGTTACGTGTAGAATACCATTCGCATCGACATCGAAGGTTACTTCAATTTGAGGGACGCCCCGCGGTGCCGGTGGAATATCGGACAGGATAAACCGGCCTAACTGACGGTTCTGAGCCGCCATTGGCCGCTCACCCTGTAACACGTTGATCTCTACGCTCGGCTGGTTATCCGAAGCGGTCGAGTAAACTTCTACTTTCTTGCTCGGAATGGTCGTGTTGGCATCGACCATTTTGGTAAATACACCGCCCATTGTTTCGATACCCAGCGAGAGCGGGATAACGTCGAGCAGCAACACGTCTTTCACTTCACCGGTCAACACACCGCCCTGAATAGCAGCACCAATGGCTACGGCTTCGTCGGGGTTAACGGCTTTCGATGGCTTGCGACCAAACAATTTTTCTACTTCTTCCTGCACTTTCGGAATCCGGGTCGAACCACCCACCAGAATGACTTCGTCAATCTGACTAGCCGATAACGACGCATTTTTCAGTGCGCGACGGCAAGGTTCCAGGCTCCGCTGAATCAGCGAATCAGCTAATTGCTCAAATTTAGCCCGGCTCAATGTTCGCACCAGGTGTTTCGGAATACCGTTCACCGGCATGATGTAGGGCAGGTTGATTTCGGTCGAATTCGAACTCGACAGTTCAACTTTTGCTTTTTCAGCGGCTTCTTTCAGGCGTTGCAGGGCCATTGGGTCCAGACGCAGATCGATCGCTTCGTCTTTCTTAAACTCATCAGCGAGCCAGTCGATGATAACCTGATCGAAGTCATCACCACCGAGGTGGGTATCACCATCGGTCGATTTCACTTCAAATACACCATCGCCGAGTTCGAGGATCGAGATATCGAACGTACCACCACCCAGGTCAAATACGGCGATTTTCTGATCGTGATTCGTTTTGTCCAGACCGTAGGCCAGTGCAGCCGCAGTCGGTTCATTGATGATCCGTTTAACATCGAGACCGGCGATCTGACCAGCTTCTTTAGTGGCCTGACGTTCGGCATCGTTAAAGTAAGCTGGTACCGTGATAACGGCTTCAGTCACCGTTTGACCAAGGTAATCTTCGGCAGTCTGCTTCATTTTCTGAAGGATCAGTGCCGAAATTTCCTGTGGTGTATATAGACGATCGCCAATGCGGACACGTGGTGTTGCGTTGGGGCCGTTTTCAACGTCATAGGCGACGTTTTTAATTTCGTTGGTTACCTCAGCATAGCGTTTACCCATGAAACGCTTAATCGAGGAAATCGTATTCTTCGGGTTGGTGATGGCCTGGCGTTTGGCCGGTGCGCCGACTTTCCGCTCGCCGTTGCCGTTGTCCATAAACGCGACGACTGACGGTGTCGTGCGTGCTCCTTCTGAATTCGGGATCACGACCGGCTCGTTGCCTTCCATCACGGCCACACACGAGTTTGTGGTGCCTAAGTCAATACCAATAATCTTTCCCATAACTGGTTTAGTTTCTTTAGTTGGCTGTGTATAATCTGACAGACATATCCTATCTATCAATACAAATGCCAGCCAAGAAAATTGTTTGATTTGCTGTCAGATTGGCAGAATAAAGTAGTTAACTGGGCCAGAATGTCGCGCAAAAGTCGCCCGCACCAAAAAAATGTGGCAGTCCGGCAGAGCCATGCCGATGTTGGTTGTCCAGTACCCTTTTGCTTCATTACAAGTGAACCAATTGTCAAGCTGGTTTCTTCAGTCCATACAATACAGACTGCCGTCGTACTAGCCCGTTGAAAACCGGACTAGTACGACGGCAGTCGTTACACTACATGTTAATTATTTACCAAAAAGGCCGCCCAGCATTCCGCCGAGCCCACCGCCCTGTTGACCAGCCACGCGTAACAGATCATTCATATCGAGTTTGCCATCCGCCATTGCCGAACCGGCCATACCCATCCAATCAACACCCTGCTGACCCGTTGCAGCTCCCAGAATGGTATTGCCATCAACACTCGAATCGTTCGGATCAGATGCTTTGTGCATCAATTTGCTTAATACCATGGGCACAACAGCAGCCGCTACCGACATGGCAACCTGGGGCGAAATACCCAGCTTTTCCATCAGATTCTGCTCAACGTGATCCTGAACTCCCTGTGTTACGGGGCTTTGCTGAACGTTACCGCCGTTAACAACCATGCCGAGCAGGCTGCCCAGCCCACCACCCTGCGCCTGCTGCCCCAGTCCACTGAGAATGCTGCTGGCGACCGTTTGCATAACACTGTCGTTCTGGCTGTTAGGGATAGCCGGATTGTTGATAACTGCCTGACCCGATTGCTGCTGAACCAGATTCATTAATGTTTCTAACATGATTTTTACTGTTTTAGGATTAACGGGAATAGGTTCGATTACACCCCGCGCTAAAATTAGCTAGATTCCGACTGACACTTGGAATTGAATCCGTTATTTTGCCGTGAACTAGCATACACCCTATGACGAACGAAGACCCCAAAAGTAGCGGTCAGGCACCCGAAAAAATAAAATTAAACGATAGAATTAATAGGATGCTAACCGATTTGCTCTATCCCAGCGAATCAGACGAGCCCATTGAGTTCGTCCAGTGTTATCTTAACCAGCAGGAACCCCTAACTGTTAGTCAGATGAAGGACTGGCAGATGCTGCCACCCGGTGTGTATGTGGAAGAAGTGCCCGAAAATGACTTTTGGGAACCGGTCGTTACTGAACAGGACTGGTATGAAGGCGAAGAAAAAGCGCGGACTGAAAAATTCCGGCAATTGAAACAACTTCTGGAAACTGAGTTGACCGGGCGGCAGGTTTTTCACGCAGGAGAAACTGAAATTGATGTTTTTCTCCTTGGTCGGCAGGCGGATGGCGAACGGGTCGGCATCAAAAC
This window harbors:
- the thiH gene encoding 2-iminoacetate synthase ThiH; its protein translation is MTRSKNWFDAHDWDRVQRDIYTTTARQVEQALGNSRRSLDDLKALLSPAAQAYLEPMAQLSHQLTQKRFGKTIQLYAPLYLSNECQNICTYCAFSLDNKIRRKTLTDSEITQEAQALKQFGYDHILLVTGEANQTVGLPYLKNAIRLLQPYFAHISMEVQPLDQPDYEELIAEGLHTVLVYQETYHRDTYRNHHPKGKKSNFQYRLDTPDRLGKAGVHKIGLGALLGLEDWRTDSFFTGAHLHYLERTYWQTRYSLSFPRLRPIDLMQNDTITSRSFERCMTDRDLVQLICAYRLVNEEVELSLSTRETPRFRDHVLKLGITSLSAGSKTNPGGYSVEPESLEQFTISDERSPADMVDVIRRQGYEPVWKDWDKLLTSR
- a CDS encoding thiamine phosphate synthase, with the protein product MSSKPFLLIGITDDSPQSQHIPTLTGLFDKGLDFLYWRTFPFAEAMNSLFPAVWQSAVLLAGDNAPAVPAPFRWHLKESNRQFFQSDEYSTQAQRQQPFSTSIHNLQEWPLLAGQVELVFYSPIFPSISKPGYGPSASLDTVAQQLKTIREESDNLPLLIGLGGIDENNVALVKQAGFDGAALMGALWQRTDPIAGFECIQTALLF
- a CDS encoding thiazole synthase: MNKQPLTIADKTFTSRLFTGTGKFGSAQLMEDALLASGSELVTVALKRVDTQNCQDDMLIHVTHPRLNLLPNTSGVRTAKEAVFAAQMAREALETNWLKLEIHPDPKYLLPDPIETLKAAEELVRLGFVVLPYCHADPVLCKRLEAVGVAAVMPLGAPIGTNKGLRTIDFLEIIIDQSQIPVVVDAGLGAPSHAAAAMELGADAVLVNTAIAVSEDPVRMAVAFKLAVEAGRMAFEARLARPALTAHASSPLTAFLDE
- a CDS encoding DUF6252 family protein codes for the protein MKTLRVVAILAISSIFGLTSCSKKGDDVVPASTQTTPTTSTTPSTTTTPGQSTTQTTSGFSTKVDGKDFIPDLVYAKVVAPGNDGYYAIYGLDSKTSDVVMIALPYSALVGTHKLSYVNFGVLSLGNGSDSFSTRVQPGDGTVTITKMTTTDVEGTFSFTAYSDKGVKRTITEGKFNVPFK
- the dnaK gene encoding molecular chaperone DnaK, yielding MSDYTQPTKETKPVMGKIIGIDLGTTNSCVAVMEGNEPVVIPNSEGARTTPSVVAFMDNGNGERKVGAPAKRQAITNPKNTISSIKRFMGKRYAEVTNEIKNVAYDVENGPNATPRVRIGDRLYTPQEISALILQKMKQTAEDYLGQTVTEAVITVPAYFNDAERQATKEAGQIAGLDVKRIINEPTAAALAYGLDKTNHDQKIAVFDLGGGTFDISILELGDGVFEVKSTDGDTHLGGDDFDQVIIDWLADEFKKDEAIDLRLDPMALQRLKEAAEKAKVELSSSNSTEINLPYIMPVNGIPKHLVRTLSRAKFEQLADSLIQRSLEPCRRALKNASLSASQIDEVILVGGSTRIPKVQEEVEKLFGRKPSKAVNPDEAVAIGAAIQGGVLTGEVKDVLLLDVIPLSLGIETMGGVFTKMVDANTTIPSKKVEVYSTASDNQPSVEINVLQGERPMAAQNRQLGRFILSDIPPAPRGVPQIEVTFDVDANGILHVTAKDKGTGKEQKIRIEASSGLTDAEINRMREEAKANEAADKLERETIEKVNQADSMVFQTEKQLKEYGDKLTPPNKTAIEEALAQLRTAHGSRDLAAIDAALEKLNAAWSTASTDLYNATNGAGGPTDGAGFDGGNANPGNQGQPTGDNVSDVPYEEVK
- the moeB gene encoding molybdopterin-synthase adenylyltransferase MoeB encodes the protein MTDQELNRYNRHIRLPEIGLAGQNSLRQARVVVVGAGGLGCPVGQYLTAAGVGTLGLIDGDMVEESNLQRQVLFSPEHIGQPKAEVAAALLARQNPYIRVVAHPVFLDAANALSILEDYDIIVDGSDNFSTRYLVNDACVLLNKPLIFGSIYKFEGQVSVFNHKEGPTYRCLYPEPSELEACADVGVLGVLPGLMGCLMTNEVIKLITGIGDLLSGKLLIVNALTLSFETFSFTTNPLNKAIRTLPKPAPVCADTLPQLTAAALMDWLERVDKPLLLDVREPHEYERENLGGTLLPVSALLQHPERVPTDRPVVIHCQSGGRSQKAVAFLQQLGFRNVYNLTGGLNAFSQLSLRRQTGNPQTTG
- a CDS encoding nuclease A inhibitor family protein — its product is MTNEDPKSSGQAPEKIKLNDRINRMLTDLLYPSESDEPIEFVQCYLNQQEPLTVSQMKDWQMLPPGVYVEEVPENDFWEPVVTEQDWYEGEEKARTEKFRQLKQLLETELTGRQVFHAGETEIDVFLLGRQADGERVGIKTKLVQT